The following is a genomic window from Gavia stellata isolate bGavSte3 chromosome 3, bGavSte3.hap2, whole genome shotgun sequence.
TCCTCACCATTGGTTCTCTCCGCCGCCCATCACGGCAAaggaggcggaggaggaaggggggcgGTGTCGCCGAGGGGGCCGCTGGGAGTTGGAgtcccgccgctccccgcccctcccATTGGtcgggcggggcgcggcggcgggtgGGCGGGGCCGTTGCCAAGGTTACAAAGGCCgtggcgggcggggggcgcggtACGGTGGCCGGGAGGCGGCGCGGGCCGGCGGCGCTGCCAGGGCCGGGCCCAGCATGGGCGACCGCGGCgcggcggcaccggcaccggcaccggcaccgggggggccccggcggcggcgcggggcggcgcggcagacccccggccccgcgcaggGCGACAGCGGCGGCGATCCCGGTGAAGATTTCAGGTAACGGGCCCGCtccgggccccgccgccgccaccgtgggcccgaccccccccccgggccccgccgaCGGGACCGCTCCTGcacggggacccccccggggtgACCCCGgcctgacaccccccccccccgccccgctgcccttTAGTCCCGGTGGCCCCCGgtcgtcccccccccgccggtCCCCggtgccccctccccgggcagggCCGCGGCGGGGTGTCCCCGGGACCCCCCTgtgtcgtgtccccccccccgcgccgtgTCCCGGTCCCGGGGGCGATGTCTGTCGTgtccacccccccgccccatccccggccccgccgctcccggtTCCTCTTGCGACACCGcggggctcccccccccccccgtgtccccccccccggtgtccctgtccccgcaGCGGGGGGGGCTCCTGaccccccccctttccccggggctcccccgggaccgtccccccccccccgcgggcccGATCCTGCCCCCAGTCGCAGCCTCGGTGGGGGGGGTCACCCTCTGCGGACacccccggggggggtcccgcaCCCTGAGGGTCCCCGAGCACCCATcggcccctccagccccccctcggcgggtggggggtgggggcggaGGAGGGGTCCCCCCGggttttggggcggggggggccccccaagctgggtgctgggctgggaacacccccccccccccgagcagCAGTGGCTGCCACTGGGGGGGTCCCCCACTCCCCCACTCTTGGGGGGgtccccccatccccttcccccagtTGGGGACCCGTCCCCCACCCGGGGGGGGTCCCATCCCCCGGGGACCCCAACGCAGGTGACTTAAACCCCCAGGAGCCCCCCCaacactggggggggggggggggcaggaggggtcccaccccccccccggggtgtGGGGCTCGTGGGTGACTCTGCGGTCACCCCAAATAGAACCCGCACCCCCCGGGGCGGCCgcaccgacccccccccccccccattggGGTGCGGCGGGGGCAGGATCAgtccctgaccccccccccgtcccccccataTCTTAtctggggtgtggggggggcaCAGCACCCCGGGACTCTGGACCCGGCacccgccctgcccgcacccctgGGCTGTGCCGCGCCCCGGCGCCGCCTCACCCCGCTGGGACACCCCCGTCCCCTCCTGGGGGGCCAAAGAGGTGTCCCCACACCCTGGGGGggccctctgcccccccccacccccccaagaGCCACGTCCTTCCCCCGTGTCCCCAAAAACGTGTCCCCACCCGCTGCCGGTGACCCTGGGGTGGCtctggctggggggggggtgtcccccccacGCCGCTGACCCGCTGCCGCGTCTGTCCCCCCCCCAAATTTGTCCCCAGGTGTCACAAGGTGCAGGAGTCTCTGCTGAGCTCGGCCAGCGGCTACAGCAACTACCGGGGCATCCTCAACTGGTGTGTGGTCATGCTGGTGagtggggggctgtggggggccCCCCGTGCCGGGACGGACCCCCCCTCCGGCAGCTGTCGCGGCTCTGCCACCAGATCCGGCGCGGTGAGGCGACGGCGGATCCCCCGGTGTGGCTTTAACGCAATTAGCGGGTGAAAGTGAGCAGAAAGGGACTCGGCCGCGGCCCGCGTGCCCATCAGCTCGTGCCGCCGATCACCGCGACGCCCACCGAGGCGTCCGCGGTGCCGGTGCCGTCACCGGCTTCGGTGCTTCCCGGTAGAGGCGTGAAGTCCCCGGCGCAGCCCCGCGGTTGCGTTGGCCGATGACCGGGGCAGCCGTACGTGGGCCGGCGTTGGCGCGTGACTCACCGCGCCCCGTGTGCCGCAACCCTTGCACAGACTCGTGGCACCGGTGACGCAAGAGCGTCCCTGAGCTGTCACCAacccccgggggggggtccccggggagggggggggctgtgcccccccctCCGACTCACccagctcctccttcctcttccaggtCTTGAGCAACGCTCGGCTTTTCCTGGAAAACCTCATCAAGTGagtgggggggtcccgggggggggacacagacCCCGTCCCCCACCTCGTCCCCCCCCCACGGCCTCCGGAGCAGCCccggcacagggctggggggggcggggaggggggggtcgTCGATCCCCGGGTCCGTTGGGAGCTtggggggagcagggacccTCCCCACGGGGAAATGGGGGTGTGTCTGGGACCACCGCCCCGTAGTGGGGTCCCGGTGTccgggggggggccggcggcggtTGCTCAGGACCCCCCCCCTCATCGGCGCAGGTACGGTATCCTGGTGGATCCCATCCAGGTGGTCTCCCTCTTCCTCAAAGACCCCTACAGTTggccctccctctgcctggtCATCGGTGAGTGCCCCCCCcggcttggggggggggctcgggggggggctGGCGATGGCGTCACCCCGAGTCGGGGCGGTGGGGGCACAGTCCTGCCACCTCTAacgccttcctcctcctcttcctcctcctcttcgcAGTGGCCAACGTCTTCACGGTGGCGGCCCTGGCCCTGGAGAGACGGCTGGCAGCGGTGAGCtcccgggggggggccgggTGCGCCCTCCCCGCGCCTGGGGGTGCGTGTGGCCCCCCCCACGCCTcacccccccctccctccctcccgcaggGCTCCCTTTCGGAGGGGGCGGGGACCGCCCTGCACGCCCTCAACCTCCTGGCCGTGCTCTGCTTCCCCGCCGGCGTGGTGCTCGCCGTCACCTCCATCACCCCAGGTGAGGGGGGGACACACAGATGggaatggggtggggggggcaggatCGGGCCCTGCCCCTCCCTCTCTCAccgcctcccctctccccgcagTGGGGGCCATCTTCACCCTGATCATCTACACCATCATCTTCCTCAAGCTCTTCTCCTTCAGGGACGTCAATAAGTGGTGTcgggagaggagggaggggaaaacggcccccccggcccccggggaCGGCTCGGCCGCAGGTACGGCaccggggggggacacacaggacacgggggggggggggctcatCCCGGCGTGGGGGGGCTCAcggctccttcccctctcccagcgGCCGGTGCCAAGAAAGCCAACGGGGACGTGGGCAAGAGCGAGGTCACCTACCCGGCCAACCTCACCTACAGAAGTAAGTGCCCCCCCGCAGAACGTGGGGGGTCCCCGACCCACTCAGGGGGGGTCCCCAGACCCCGGTGGGGGTCCCCGCGTCTGCAGGCGCCCACCCCcacatgcccccccccccccccccccgcagatCTCTATTACTTTCTCTTCGCGCCCACCCTGTGCTATGAGCTGAACttcccccgctccccccgcgtCCGCAAACGCTTCCTGCTCCGGCGCCTCTTCGAGATGGTGAGAGAttgggggggggtcctgggggggggtctggggggtcctgctggggtTGGGGTCCTGCCGGGGGGGGCGGTTTGGGCTCAAGGGTGGTGGGGGCCTCGTGGCCGCAGTCCTGCCCTCTGCCTTCACAGCGAAGGCAGCAGGATTGGGGGGGGTCCCTGAagtggggggggtgtccctgaGGTGGGAGGGAtgtttggggtgggggatgAGGGTCCCCGGAGGTGGGAGGGATGATTTGGGGGGGGTTCCCTGAgatggggggccgggggccccCACTGACGGCTCCGTCGCTGCCTCTGTCTTCCAGCTCTTCTTCAcccagctgctggtggggctgATCCAGCAGgtacggggcggggggggcgcggggggggcttCACTCCGCCGCcacggggcaggaggggcacGCAGGgcgctcccccctccccgggaaGGGGCTGGTGCCGGTTCCAACCGCCTTTTCTGTTCCAGTGGATGGTGCCCACGATCCAGAACTCCATGAAGCCGTTCCGGGTGAGTGATGGGGGGGGGGCCCCGGCAGCTGGGGGTGCCCCAGGGACTGGCGATGGGGCAGGCGGAGGCTCCGGCCCCACTCCCCGCATGGCCTCAGTGGGGCAGAGGCTGCCTGAGCCCCGAGCCAGCTCCGGGATCCGGCCGAGCTCCGGCGTCCCCCGccggctctgctccctgcctcctgccctctTCCCGGGCTGGCACGGGGGCTGGTGGGACAGGGGTGATGGCAGCCGATGCCTTCCAGGACATGGATTATTCCCGGATCATCGAGCGGCTCCTGAAACTGGCCGTGAGTATTCCCGCTGCCCCCCAGGTCCCCCTGATGCCccccccgggggtggggggcagccagtgcccccccccccacggcCTCCGCCTCCCCCCCAGGTCCCCAACCACTTCATCTGGCTCATCTTCTTCTACTGGTTCTTCCACTCCTGCCTGAACGCGGTGGCCGAAGTGATGCAGTTTGGGGACCGGGAGTTTTACAGGGACTGGTGgtgagcggcggcggcggtgtccccatgtcccctcctgtccccgTGGGGGGACGTTGAGCCGTGCTCAGGCGttggggtgttttgggggggggtgtccctgcGCTGTGGGGACGCGGCAGCTCCCTCAGGCTGCGTCTCGCTGCCTTCTCTCCTCAGGAACTCGGAGTCGGTGACCTATTTCTGGCAGAACTGGAACATCCCTGTGCACAAGTGGTGTCTCAGGTGCgtgggggtggcaggagggggTTGTCCCCTTGTCCCCCCCCTGCTCTGGGCGGGGGCTGCGATGCTCCCGGGGCTCTGGGCTAACTTGGGGGGCTGCTTCTCAGGCACTTCTACAAGCCCATGCTGAGGCGGGGGGTCAACAAGTGGACGGCCCAGACAGCCGTTTTCCTGGGGTCTGCCTTCTTCCACGAGGTCAGTGCTCCCTCCCGGCTCCGGGGGGGGGACCGCCTggcacccccctgcccccccccagctccctgcctggaGCT
Proteins encoded in this region:
- the DGAT1 gene encoding diacylglycerol O-acyltransferase 1; translated protein: CHKVQESLLSSASGYSNYRGILNWCVVMLVLSNARLFLENLIKYGILVDPIQVVSLFLKDPYSWPSLCLVIVANVFTVAALALERRLAAGSLSEGAGTALHALNLLAVLCFPAGVVLAVTSITPVGAIFTLIIYTIIFLKLFSFRDVNKWCRERREGKTAPPAPGDGSAAAAGAKKANGDVGKSEVTYPANLTYRNLYYFLFAPTLCYELNFPRSPRVRKRFLLRRLFEMLFFTQLLVGLIQQWMVPTIQNSMKPFRDMDYSRIIERLLKLAVPNHFIWLIFFYWFFHSCLNAVAEVMQFGDREFYRDWWNSESVTYFWQNWNIPVHKWCLRHFYKPMLRRGVNKWTAQTAVFLGSAFFHEYLVSVPLKMFRLWAFMGMAAQVPLAWFVSKFLRGNYGNAAVWISLIIGQPIAVLMYVHDYYVLNYEGNQ